Below is a window of Salvelinus alpinus chromosome 5, SLU_Salpinus.1, whole genome shotgun sequence DNA.
GATAGTTTACCCTCTACATCCCTGGAGTTGATAGTTTACCCTCTACATCCCTGGAGTTGATAGTTTACCCTCTACATCCCTGGAGTTGACAGTTTACCCTCTACATCCCTGGAGTTGGTAGTTTACCCTCTACATCCCTGGAGTTGGTAGTTTACCCTCTACATCCCTGGAGTTGATAGTTTACCCTCTACATCCCTGGAGATGATAGTTTACCCTCTACATCCCTGGAGTTGATAGTTTACCCTCTACATCCCTGGAGTTGATAGTTTACCCTCTACATCCCTGGAGTTGATAGTTTACCCTCTACATCCCTGGAGTTGATAGTTTACCCTCTACATCCCTGGAGTTGATAGTTTACCCTCTATATCCCTGGAGTTGACAGTTTACCCTCTACATCCCTGGAGTTGGTAGTTTACCCTCTACATCCCTGGAGTTGGTAGTTTACCCTCTACATCCCTGGAGTTGGTAGTTTACCCTCTACATCCCTGGAGTTGGTAGTTTACCCTCTACATCCCTGGAGTTGGTAGTTTACCCTCTACATCCCTGGAGTTGGTAGTTTACCCTCTACATCCCTGGAGTTGGTAGTTTACCCTCTACATCCCTGGAGATGATAGTTTACCCTCCACATCCCTGGAGTTGATAGTTTACCCTCCACATCCCTGGAGTTGATAGTTTACCCTCTACATCCCTGGAGTTGATAGTTTACCCTCTACATCCCTGGAGATGGTAGTTTACCCTCTACATCCCTGGAGATGGTAGTTTACCCTCTACATCCCTGGAGATGGTAGTTTACCCTCTACATCCCTGGAGATGATAGTTTACCCTCTACATCCCTGGAGTTGATAGTTTACCCTCTACATCCCTGGAGATGATAGTTTACCCTCTACATCCCTGGAGTTGGTAGTTTACCCTCTACATCCCTGGAGTTGGTAGTTTACCCTCTACATCCCTGGAGATGATAGTTTACCCTCTACATCCCTGGAGCTGGTAGTTTACCCTCTACATCCCTGGAGATGATAGTTTACCCTCTACGTCCCTGGAGATGATAGTTTACCCTCTACGTCCCTGGAGATGATAGTTTACCCTCTACATCCCTGGAGATGGTAGTTTACCCTCTACATCCCTGGAGATGGTAGTTTACCCTCTACATCCCTGGAGTTGGTAGTTTACCCTCTACATCCCTGGAGATGGTAGTTTACCCTCTACGAGAAGAggcagggttccatttgggaccgACTAATGGCTATTCGTTTCACAGTTTCATTTATTGGGGCAATTTGGTTGCACTTCTTTCTTACTGCAAGTTGATTGGCTGAACCTCTGACTGCTTCCTGTACCTCTTCCTGTAGGACGGTGTGGAGCGTGGTTACTACGCTGTGTTTGACGGGCATGGCGGTGTGGACGCTGCTATCTATGCTGCCACCCACCTGCACGTCACTCTCAGCCAGCAGGAGGGGCTGCAGAGCGACCCGGCCACTGCCTTCAAGACAGCCTTCACCCGCACTGATGACATGTTGAGAGGGAAAGCCAAGAGAGAGGTAGGCAATAGACATGGTGGAGATTGTGACTTTTATCTGGTAAGCCAAGAGAGAGGTAGGCAATAGACATGGTGGAGATTGTGACTTTTATCTGGTAAGCCAAGAGAGAGGTAGGCAATAGACATGGTGGAGATTGGGGCTTTTATATGCTCAGACATTGATCCTAATAAACCCGACTGTAACCGAACAATCGTTAGAAATGATTCTCATAGATCTGAGAGGATAAGATAGCTGTAGCAATATACCTCTATACTATTACAGTATTACTTACACACATCCTTTTAGATCTGGAGGAAATGTGAAGGTTAGGCTGGGTGGGACAGGCCAGTCCTTTCATCCTCTATGATGTGAATGTGTTGGATGCTGGGAAAATTGTCTATCTTTTATGGCgggggtgtgtctgtctgtgtgacgggggtgtgtctgtctgtgtgacaggggtgtgtctgtgtgtgtgacgggggtgtgtctttctgtgtgacgggggtgtgtctgtctgtctgacgggggtgtgtctgtctgtgttgtgtctgCAGCGTCTTCGCAGCGGCAGTACAGGCGTGGCGGTGCTGCTGCAAGGGGAGTGGCTTCATGTGGCGTGGCTGGGAGACTCCCAGAGCATGCTGGTCAGACGGGGACAAGACATCACTCTGATGGACCCACACAAGCCTGACAGAGAGGTCACACAcactttatttattatttaacctttatttaactaggcaagtcagttaaagaacaaattcttatttaaaatgccGGCCTacaacccggccaaaccctcccccccggccaaaccctcccctatcccggacgacgctgggccagttgtgcaccgccctatgggacaaacacacacacagtgctaaaCATCTTTCCACTGCTGTCTTCCTATAGGATGAGAAGCAGCGTGTAGAAGCCCTGGGTGGATGCATCGTCTTCATGGGCTGTTGGCGTGTCAATGGAACCTACGCTGTCTCTAGGGCCATAGGTGAGTGGAATCCAACCTTGTGGTGGTTGAAACAACAACTCTGCTCTTCTTCTTCAGCATGCCTCCACTGTTACCTTGGTAACCTCTGTCCTGAAATGGCTTCCTTTCACCTCTGTCCTGAAATGGCATCTTTGCAATCCTCCATGTCTTTATTTTGATGCCTGTAACTGTATGTTCATATTTATACTGAACTGATGAGCACCGACTGATATGCAAGCCAGGACGGTGCACATCCAGTAATACTCAACACAATCTAATAACCAGCCTCCTTTACTTTACCCGTGAACCGCTGCCTCTACATACTGACACAACACCTTCTTCCCAGGGGACTTTGACCAGAAGCCCTATGTCTCTGGCGACGCTGACTGTTCCTCCACACGGCTACATGGAGACGAGGACTACATTCTCCTGGCCTGCGACGGTTTCTTTGACGTCGTCCAGCCCGCAGAGGTCCCGGTTCTGGTCCTCGGGGCGCTACGGGAGCAGGGGGAATCCCAGGGGGCCGTGGAGGGGGCTGGGTGTGAAGAGGTCTCAGAGGGTGTTCTGGGGGAGCGCGTGGCCCAGGAGCTAGTAGCTCACGCCAAGGCAGCGGGTTCTAGTGATAACATCACTGTCATGGTGGTGTTTCTACGTCCCCCTGCACAGCTACTGCTCTGCGACCAGAGCAACACTGCTGTTGCTACTGAGGGGCCAGCCCAGGAGTAGGGTGAAGTTGTCCCTAGGCACTGATCTGGGGTAAGTTTTGtaataatggttaaggttagaattgggGGAGGGGGATCACCActaatcctagatctgtacctaggggaaacttcaccccagagcTCCAGCCCAGGCCTCCAACTCCCAGAACACACGGGGGCAGTGAGACAGGAAGTCTGCTGCTGCTACCCACAGTGCACGTGGGCAGGGAGGCAGGAATTGGACTGGATTTAAAAGGCAGTATTTATTATGTAATGACGTGACGGTGCCAAACTACTCGGTCACTGCGTGTTGTGGTCAGCCTTTTGAATCACCGCTGGTGCTGAAACAGATATTCAACTGGACTGGAGAAGCTCTGTTCATAACGAAACAAGTCTTAGCACAGACTAATAGTTCTGCCAATGGTCAGAATCCAGTGTGCTTCAATAAGGTCCCTCTGGATTCGTCAGTAGATGTAAGGCAgagctgcccaaccctcttcctggagatctactgtcctagAGGTTTttagtccaaccctcttcctggagatctactgtcctagaggttttcagtccaaccctcttcctggggaTCTACTGTCCTggaggttatcagtccaaccctcttcctggagatctactgtcctgtaggttttcagtccaaccctcttcctggagatctactgtcctgtaggttttcagtccaaccctaatttagcggttctgattcagctagttaacatcttgttgagcagctaattaatagaatcaggtgtgttaaattagggttggactgaaaacccacagggactgtagatctccaggaagagggttggacagcCCTCCTATAAGGGATGTAGAACTCTGTTGGTGTCTCTAACGtactccctccatttctcttagGATCACCAATTCTTTGGTATCTCTGTTACAAGCTAAGGGACGGGATGCTGTCATCCATGCCTCAGGTTTTTATTTCAGAAGAGGTGATAGAATCATTACGTTTCCTAACATCTTGGGTTAGAAGGGCTGAGAGGATTCATCCTCTTGGACTGTTCTAAAACAAGAGGTAAACCAGATGGGTCATTTATGTCAATACCTCAAACCACTTTTACCCCTGTTGATATGATGTGTGATATGtgccattttgtgtgtgtgtgtatgtgcacgtgaACTGTACTcaaagatgtgtgtgtgcgtgtgtactgtactgttcacacGTGTAATGTGTGTTTCTGTCATTTTATTTTCTGCCTTAAACATGATGTCAAAACACTGTGTCCAACAAGAACACAAGCAGTGTTAAGAAAAAATAACTTTCCCACTATATCAGTATTACGGACCAATCAGCCTTCTGTCCCTGGCTATTAAATATATCCTGTCCTCACTTCTTTAAGGCAGTATCAGTGTTAAAAATGTCTGGATTGTGATTTGGTGTGAGGGTGAAATCCAAGATGGCAGGACTTCAGTTTTTTTTGATTCAGTGAGAGTCTACCATGAGGGTTCGAGAAAGAGAGTTGGTTAAACCTCTTAAGAACTTACGTGCCAAATGCAAATAGTCTTTGTAGCTCTTTTTTGTTTCTTGTTCTGTGGAACAGCACGAGATGTGTGGATTAGCAGTGTGTAGTCATTCATTATCAGTGTTCCTGTGTGGTTTGTTTTGGAGGAGTGTCTCTCTGTAGATGTGGGTGGGTGTCCGGTCGTAACAGTTCTCTACTTATAGGGCCTTCACTAGGCACCTCTACTCACTTACAGGGCTAACAATAACTGATGGTCAACTGATTATTTTAATCAGGACAAAGAGAGTAGATGAGGGGGAAATCATGTCACTTTCTACCTTTTTGATGCCAAACTAACTCCTCACTCACAAACAGATTTAGAAATGAATTTAAAAACCTACTGCAATTTTTTTTATTGGAGTAGGGCTATGTGTATCTAACCAAACTTTAGCTGTTTAActtgtacacatacacacatagttCTGTAATTTTCTGGACTTAGTTAGGCAGtgtttccacttcctgtttaaaACCACAGCTTTATAATCTTTAACGTCCTCATACTCATAACTATAACCACTTGATGTCATTTAAAGCTTTTAAAAACAATTTTGAGTGTTTTTACCACTTTAGGCCTACTGCCATCCTCCTTGTTGAACCCTGTATTAAAACAACGTTTCCTAAATCAACTTCGATGTCTGGTTGGTTCTTTGCTTTGGGTAAATGGACCCAGTTGAACTGTAGCAGATTCTTGTGTGTTACTAATAAACGTGAGCAAGTCCACTACTCTCCTATACTTAAATCATTTGTTGTTTGACAGGGATCATGTGAAATATTTTTTGTGTAGTTGATTCGTTTGCACCAGATTGGAGACATCGGTGAGAAGGTAGAAGTCGGAGGTAGACCTATGAGAAGTGGAACTACTGTCCTTTTGAGTCTGTACCGTTTTCCCTCTGCCACACAGCTCCTGGAGTTAGgccaggggtgccgctagcggcactcctcccacattccattgaaaaggcagagcggcaaattcaaaaacaaaaattgaaatatttaactttcacacattaacaagtccaatacagcatttgaaagataaacatcttgtcaatccatccaacatgtccgatttaaaaaaaatgttttacagagaaaacaccacatatttatgttaggtcaccaccaaataaaaaaagacagacagacattttccacagcacaagtaggctgcaggtagcatgcacaagccaacctaactaacctagaaccaacctaaataacctagaaaaaactacctcagatgacagtcctataacatgttacacaataaatctatgttttgttcaaaagaattgcatattttagctataaatcagttttacattactgctaccatcatagctacagtcagaaatcgcacgggagtagccagagtaaatacagacaccaactacctaattacacatcataaaacatttcagacaaatatatggaggatagctaatgaaagacaaatatcttgtgagtATAGCCAATATTttcgatttttgaagtgttttacagcgaaaacacaatatatcgtcatattagcttactacaatagcaaaCATAgcaacagcattgactcaaggcaaacggtagcatagcacagttcgacagatatatgaaaaagcatcccaaattgggtccttatctttgttgatcgtccatcagaatgttctccaaggggtcctttgttcagaaacgtctttatttcatccagaacgaacaatttccctcttgaattagcaagcacacttgcCGTGCGATGCTAACCTCTcattcttgaaccaattcttgcgtcgcatcacgtctaaagtccagaataaatttcaataatataattaaactatattgaaaaaacatactttaggatgatattgtgacatgtatcaaagaaaatcgaagccagagatcatattcacctttaaaaaggttcttccatgagccgagtacaggtcctacttcgcgcccagggaaagaaaagaaagtgcgcacgtctcagtccaagaggttgtgttcagtccctgatcaagataatcaagtgattccttctctcacttccgcatgacacccaggcgaaggcgtatgacgtgtttctacagtcataagtgacatgcccttttatagacaagctcttgaaaagagagttcgcttttggaaatctcacttccggttatgaaatggtctgtaaaaggagttctgtttgacttagagaaataattcaaacgttttcagaaactagagactgttttctatccaatagtaataataatatgcatattgtaccagcaagaattgagtacgaggccgtttaaaaatcatacgattttcaccaaaagtgaaaatagcaccccctggtccCCAACAGGTTAAAAGACACACGTGCACCACTGCTTTCCTGGAAATCAAAACCGTTTCCCCGCCAAATGAAAGACAATCCCGTTTAAACCAACCAGGTGTGAAGGGGTGAAAGGGAAAGTCCAGAACAAACTCAATTCCTTCAAAAAAAGGAGGGGACTTTATTGCCCTTTGATTTTCAGTTGAATTTGTTCAACAAGACACACAATCGCTTCCCTGGAAATGGGACCCTTTTCACCTCATCAGCTTTAACTCACTCAGCTATTCTCCAGTAGACTACTAACAACGCACTTCTCTTATTGATTAGGTTAATCAATTAAGTTGATACATATACAATATTGATCTAAAGGTCATTGTACTTTTATCCAGGATGCAGACTTATGACAAAAACACAATAGATTAGACTTGCTTATGGTTAGTATTTGTGATTAGCATGTGGTGCAGCTTCCGTGGAGCTGTAACCTGAATACTGATTTGACAAGTAtccttagatttttttttttaacaatacaaaacatacacattacAAACGACAGCGTACAGATGCACAGAAACATTCACGTCACCCCTGCCCAtacccccatctccagcgcccgcatcactcctagccacatggcctcaaacggCACTGTTTGGTTTCTCTCTGTCGCCCAcgcactttcaacatttagataaagcatttgaccttttcATTGTGTTTAAAaatggaggattggttgatttgattttcttctttttttaggTAGATgttttttcaagatgattgacCCGAAAAGTATTGTCCAACCCACGTGTATCGGCCCGTGACACATTTCTATCCGGCCCGCGCTATGATTTGGGTTGTCAATTCATTTTGGCATGCTTCCATACAGCCGGTGGTTGGCGGGGCTGAGGCTGTTCCGCTGCGCTACAAGTCAGCGAGCACTGCCAACGTGCTGCACACCAAACGGTAGTGCATTGCCACACACACTAGCCAGCCACTGCGCTGTACTATATCATCACTAATGGCACTGACCGAATCTTCTACCGGACCGAAAGTTTTAACTTGTTGTAAGCTAAATGTCCGTGCCAAGTTACGATTCCAACGGATCGTTGATGTAGCCTACAGAAAACGTAATCTTGCTTGTCAAAAAGTTATAAGATAAAGGGTTCACACGCAGGTATGTATACtttactactaaaggacaatgGGACATACAAGCGAGTATAAATTAGTAAACAGTTGAGTCAACTACTTTATGAAATTACAGCCTGATGCGCTTGCGTCGGTGAATTCAACATCAATTGAGCTGCTTTCGTGTGTTTTGTTTACCTGGCGCAGTAGAGGGGAAAGTGTACAGACACATACCACAGTCCTAGCTAGACTATTAACATGTTGCAGTCTGGCTTCGGTTTTTAAAGCTTGACAATGAATAACCAAAATACAAAACCTGCATCAAAACACAATGCAAAGGAGAAACGGGCTACAGCAACATTTTGAGCAGTAGCCTAGGCTGGCAACTCAACTACAATGCATTTTCAGTGCACAATACAACAATGCTGCGTTCAACCGCACCAGTGACCCACACAGTGCAAAAAAATATAACCATATTTTAAGTTTAAATGTTACAATAACCTAGCAACGTTTTGTTATTTGGAGTCATTAAATACTTTTTGATTAGGGTCGCAGCATATTATGGACATCTGAACGCATAGCGGCAAAGGCTGGACAAATATTATTGATATCTTATTTTAATATGTAAAAAATTCTATATACAGCAGTAAGTGCATATTATAAAGGGACATATTTTCTTCTAATAGAACAATGGCCAATTTGGATCGCAGTTGTATCCACGTAAAACATAATAACATAATGGGCTGTCTGGCCTGCGaattcgttttttccccctcaatatGGCCCTTGCGCTAATTGAGTTTTACACCCCTGATCCAACCCGTCgagtatctcactgcaccctcatatgtcatgtcttgaaatatgcattgaagacggattaaaagtacatttacattgtaatacattgCCAACTTTTAAACTCTGCAGataacttttggactttataGCATTCCAAGAAGGCATAGCTTATTGAGTTATTGTTAGTTTTACatgtttatttatacatttttaaccttttatttaactaggcaagtcagttaagaacaaattcttatttacaatgacggcctagaccGGGCGACGATGTTGTAGATATTccactagacactctaatgtacttgtcctcttgctcagttgtgcaccggggcctcccactcctcattCTATTCTGGTTAGNNNNNNNNNNNNNNNNNNNNNNNNNNNNNNNNNNNNNNNNNNNNNNNNNNNNNNNNNNNNNNNNNNNNNNNNNNNNNNNNNNNNNNNNNNNNNNNNNNNNagccagtttgcactgttctgtagactgacgagtttcagaaaagttatttgtttctggccattttgagcctgtaatcgaacccacaaatgctgatgctccagatactcaactagtctaaagaaggccagttttattgcttctttaatcaggacaacagttttcagctgtactaacttaattgcaaaagagttttctaatgatcaattatcctttttaaaatggtaaacttggattagaaaacacaacgtgccattggaacacaggagtgatggttgctgataatgggcctctgtacgcctatgtagatattccatttaaaaaatctgccgtttccagctacaatagtcatttacaacattaacaatgtctacactgtatttctgatcaattttatgttattttaatggactttcaaaacaaggacatttttaagtgaccccaaacttttgaacggtaatgtaagtattcagactctttactcagtacttagttgaagcaactttggcagtgattacagccttaagtcttctttggtatgatgctacaagcttggcacacctgtatttggagagtttcacccattcttatctgcagatcctctcaagctctgtcaggctattttcaggtctctccagagatgttctattgggtttgaatactgatgtaaatgtgatattatgaATACATTTACTAAAAAAAATACTGAAACCTGtctttactttgtcattatgtggtattgtgtgtagattgatgaggaaagaaagtaattgaatcaatgtggaaaaagtttagggtgtctgaatactttctgaactaACTGTACAgagggtacaaaacattaaggacacctgctctttccatgacacagactgactcGGTGAATGCAGGTGTaggttatgatcccttattcatgccactttttaaatccacttcaatcaacgtagatgaagggaaggagacaggttaaaggttaaagaggatttttaagcctctagacaattgagacatggattgtgaacAGGGTGTCAAAGGGTGAATGGAAAGACACAAGATTTAAgggcctttgaatggggtatggtagtaggtgccaggcgcaccggtttgtgtcgagAACTGCAATGATGCTGtctttttcacgctcaacagtttcccgtatcaagtatggtccatcacccaaaagacattcaGCCGActcgacacaactgtgggaagcattggagtcaacatgggccagaatccctgttGAACGCTTACTACACTTGTCATTTTGAGATGTATTCTTAGGTTGTCAAAATTGTCCATGGGAAATGTAAACGGACATTTGtgtaaatactgtatattttCTTCTGTATTGTTTACGTTTTCTATCAAGTTACTAAAGAAATTGTGTTAACTGTGAATGTGTTCTATTTTTCCTCTGTTCAACTAGCAACCAAATGTCACCACAGTATAATCAATATTCAATATTGACGCAAAATGTAGAGTGGGGATGACTTCTTGAGAATAACCCAAAGGAGGAATA
It encodes the following:
- the ppm1f gene encoding protein phosphatase 1F isoform X1; this translates as MGGVMEEEVVRGFLRRFLEEFPAPLGSEDPLPLNPLSRKVSLDELRGESLDLGLRLLNTRDAPSTLNAAMCHAALAELLKADLSPFHLPQEAEQQRGEEQEVVLLQSEPVQRLFLNKLREVGVAWHQNLPSPLPVGPSRFLMCSAHAIRNTRRKMEDRHVTLPDFNTLTGLKDGVERGYYAVFDGHGGVDAAIYAATHLHVTLSQQEGLQSDPATAFKTAFTRTDDMLRGKAKRERLRSGSTGVAVLLQGEWLHVAWLGDSQSMLVRRGQDITLMDPHKPDREDEKQRVEALGGCIVFMGCWRVNGTYAVSRAIGDFDQKPYVSGDADCSSTRLHGDEDYILLACDGFFDVVQPAEVPVLVLGALREQGESQGAVEGAGCEEVSEGVLGERVAQELVAHAKAAGSSDNITVMVVFLRPPAQLLLCDQSNTAVATEGPAQE
- the ppm1f gene encoding protein phosphatase 1F isoform X3, which produces MCHAALAELLKADLSPFHLPQEAEQQRGEEQEVVLLQSEPVQRLFLNKLREVGVAWHQNLPSPLPVGPSRFLMCSAHAIRNTRRKMEDRHVTLPDFNTLTGLKDGVERGYYAVFDGHGGVDAAIYAATHLHVTLSQQEGLQSDPATAFKTAFTRTDDMLRGKAKRERLRSGSTGVAVLLQGEWLHVAWLGDSQSMLVRRGQDITLMDPHKPDREDEKQRVEALGGCIVFMGCWRVNGTYAVSRAIGDFDQKPYVSGDADCSSTRLHGDEDYILLACDGFFDVVQPAEVPVLVLGALREQGESQGAVEGAGCEEVSEGVLGERVAQELVAHAKAAGSSDNITVMVVFLRPPAQLLLCDQSNTAVATEGPAQE